From a region of the Paenibacillus sp. R14(2021) genome:
- the ruvC gene encoding crossover junction endodeoxyribonuclease RuvC: MRVLGIDPGIAIVGFGFIDKIGSKLVPVQYGCITTEAKTPQEERLKQVYESACALMDRYKPDTVAVEKLFFNRNVTTAFSVGQARGVIILAAAQRGLPVTEYTPLQVKQAVVGYGKAEKRQVQEMVRMFLKLSAIPKPDDVADALAVAICHAHSSVLTQKINEVNRS; this comes from the coding sequence TTGCGGGTACTAGGAATCGATCCGGGCATCGCGATCGTAGGCTTTGGATTCATTGACAAAATCGGGAGCAAGCTCGTTCCCGTCCAATACGGATGCATTACGACTGAAGCAAAGACGCCGCAGGAAGAACGGCTGAAGCAGGTTTACGAATCGGCCTGTGCCTTGATGGACCGATACAAGCCGGATACGGTTGCCGTGGAGAAGCTGTTCTTTAACCGCAACGTGACGACGGCTTTCTCCGTCGGCCAGGCACGGGGTGTTATCATTTTGGCGGCGGCGCAGCGCGGACTTCCGGTGACGGAATATACGCCCCTTCAAGTGAAGCAGGCCGTCGTCGGCTACGGGAAGGCGGAGAAGCGGCAGGTACAGGAAATGGTTCGAATGTTTCTGAAGCTGAGCGCGATTCCGAAACCGGACGATGTCGCCGATGCGCTCGCCGTAGCCATTTGTCATGCGCATTCATCCGTTCTAACGCAAAAAATAAATGAGGTGAACCGTTCGTGA
- a CDS encoding BofC C-terminal domain-containing protein, producing the protein MAAFSLWRKVRQKLRRSRRPMWQLGCLLIMLAAIAANMNPANAAARSIDAAVQTYDALQGKPESGARSVIAALSDQRAKVTVKLRRIYICGIEAENIGVLSAKDTLDMMRKHPEWTAVLDEQGGVVMEQRIDDLSEACKRSAYFGLDKEGNLSLFDGSPKREKVLRTFFQLDVNYMESSLPQERIDELMRGIRISDKDEFNSVLSTFGDYALDRTEKVMKRTL; encoded by the coding sequence ATGGCGGCATTCAGCCTATGGCGAAAGGTAAGACAGAAACTGCGGCGCAGCCGGCGTCCGATGTGGCAGCTTGGGTGTCTTCTAATCATGTTGGCGGCTATTGCTGCTAATATGAATCCGGCGAATGCAGCTGCGCGCAGCATCGATGCGGCAGTTCAAACGTACGACGCACTTCAAGGCAAGCCTGAAAGCGGCGCACGAAGCGTGATCGCCGCTTTGAGCGACCAGCGCGCGAAGGTAACGGTCAAGCTGCGCCGTATTTACATCTGCGGCATTGAAGCGGAGAACATCGGCGTCTTAAGTGCCAAAGACACGCTGGATATGATGAGGAAGCATCCGGAGTGGACGGCCGTGCTTGACGAGCAGGGTGGAGTCGTCATGGAGCAGCGTATCGACGATTTGTCGGAAGCTTGTAAGCGCAGCGCATATTTCGGATTGGACAAGGAGGGGAACCTGTCCTTGTTTGACGGCTCGCCGAAGCGCGAAAAGGTGCTGCGCACCTTCTTTCAGCTGGATGTGAACTACATGGAGAGCAGCCTGCCGCAAGAGCGGATCGATGAGCTCATGAGAGGCATCCGCATCTCGGACAAGGATGAATTCAACAGCGTGCTGTCGACGTTCGGCGATTACGCGCTGGATCGGACCGAGAAAGTCATGAAGCGCACGTTGTAA